Proteins found in one Streptococcus anginosus subsp. whileyi MAS624 genomic segment:
- the spxB gene encoding pyruvate oxidase has translation MSNVKTVPAAVAMLRVLEAWGVENVYGYPGGSVNSTMNALDLEKENIHFVQVRHEQVGALAAAAHAKLTGKIGVTLGSAGPGAVNLLNGLYDAREDHAPVLALVGQVPSTNMNYDYFQEFSELPMFSDVAVYNRVVMTPESLPYVVDKAIREAYKHNGVAVVIMPNNFGYVEIPDVDYASHTAEKNLPLPQATDAEVDQFLELVKAAKRPIFHVGSGIGNNAQLLIELSQKLQIPIAVAGLAKGKIPDDFEANLGTLNRAASKVGDEAFAAADLVIALGTNFPFANLVYRSHDFKFVSIDIDAANFGRHHYLDLGILSDSGSFLKKALERSEAVAPQPFYQASVAAMKDWKAYLARLMQKADGPLEFEQVYREINRISDANAVYGIDVGDNIINSFRFLNFIPEKKWTISALFATMGYGLPASIAGQFAFPNRQVFNIAGDGAFSMVMQDLTTQVKYQLPIINIITSNNSLNFIKSEQEDLVMNFSGVDLYEVDFAKVAEGMGVEGITVKTLEELPAAFDRALEVSKSGKPVLIDAKITDKRGIPVEELELDIVDGDFVEKISAGYQETHGQMSPEEFFAAYDGQELRPITAYFKEYGVKP, from the coding sequence ATGTCTAATGTGAAAACAGTGCCCGCTGCTGTTGCTATGCTTCGTGTATTGGAAGCATGGGGTGTGGAAAATGTTTACGGTTACCCTGGTGGTTCTGTCAATTCAACTATGAATGCGCTAGATCTGGAAAAGGAAAACATTCACTTTGTTCAAGTTCGTCACGAACAAGTTGGAGCTCTTGCAGCTGCAGCTCATGCTAAATTGACTGGAAAAATAGGCGTAACTCTTGGATCTGCTGGCCCTGGTGCTGTCAATCTTTTAAATGGCTTGTACGATGCGCGGGAAGATCATGCTCCGGTTTTGGCTTTGGTCGGTCAAGTTCCTAGCACAAATATGAATTATGATTATTTCCAAGAGTTTTCTGAATTACCGATGTTTAGTGATGTTGCGGTTTACAACCGAGTGGTTATGACACCAGAAAGTCTCCCTTATGTTGTTGATAAAGCGATTCGTGAGGCTTATAAACATAATGGTGTAGCTGTTGTTATCATGCCAAATAACTTTGGTTATGTAGAAATTCCAGATGTAGATTATGCTTCTCATACAGCAGAAAAAAACTTACCGCTGCCCCAAGCAACGGATGCCGAAGTGGATCAATTTCTTGAACTAGTAAAAGCAGCTAAGCGTCCTATTTTTCATGTAGGTTCTGGTATCGGGAACAATGCCCAGTTATTGATAGAACTGTCTCAAAAATTGCAAATTCCGATTGCTGTAGCGGGTCTGGCTAAGGGCAAAATTCCAGATGACTTTGAAGCCAACTTAGGAACATTGAATCGTGCTGCTTCTAAGGTTGGTGATGAAGCTTTTGCGGCGGCTGATCTGGTGATTGCTCTTGGGACAAACTTCCCATTTGCCAACTTAGTTTATCGTTCTCATGATTTTAAGTTTGTTTCTATTGATATTGATGCTGCTAATTTTGGTCGTCATCACTACTTGGATTTAGGAATTTTATCAGATTCTGGAAGTTTTCTGAAAAAAGCCTTGGAACGTAGTGAAGCGGTCGCTCCGCAACCATTTTATCAAGCAAGTGTGGCAGCCATGAAAGATTGGAAAGCTTATCTGGCACGTTTAATGCAAAAAGCAGACGGACCACTAGAGTTTGAACAAGTTTATCGCGAAATCAACCGCATTTCAGATGCCAATGCTGTCTATGGTATTGATGTTGGGGACAATATTATCAATAGCTTCCGCTTCTTAAACTTTATACCAGAGAAGAAATGGACAATTTCCGCTCTCTTTGCTACGATGGGGTATGGCTTACCAGCTTCTATCGCAGGTCAATTTGCTTTTCCGAATCGCCAAGTTTTCAATATTGCTGGGGACGGTGCATTTTCAATGGTGATGCAGGATCTGACGACCCAAGTCAAATACCAGTTGCCAATTATTAATATTATCACTTCTAACAATTCACTCAACTTTATCAAGTCTGAACAGGAAGATCTGGTCATGAACTTTTCAGGCGTAGATCTCTACGAAGTAGATTTTGCGAAAGTTGCAGAAGGAATGGGAGTAGAGGGAATAACAGTTAAAACTTTAGAGGAATTGCCAGCTGCATTTGACCGCGCACTTGAAGTTTCAAAATCTGGGAAGCCTGTTCTGATTGATGCTAAAATCACAGACAAACGTGGTATCCCTGTGGAAGAGTTGGAATTGGATATTGTTGATGGTGACTTTGTAGAAAAAATTTCTGCTGGTTATCAAGAAACACATGGTCAAATGAGTCCAGAAGAATTCTTTGCGGCTTATGATGGGCAAGAGCTGCGACCTATTACAGCTTATTTCAAAGAATATGGTGTCAAGCCATAA
- the lctO gene encoding L-lactate oxidase gives MSYQTSSAEGPVDFINTYDLESMAQKVIPKAAFGYIASGAEDTFTLRENIRAFNHKLIVPHTLRNVENPSTEIEFDGDKLSSPIILAPVAAHKLANVQGEVASAKGVHEFGSLYTTSSYSTVDLPEISQALQGTPHWFQFYFSKDDGINRHIMDRVKAEGYKAIVLTADATVGGNREVDKRNGFVFPVGMPIVEEYLPDGAGKTMDFVYKSAKQKLSPRDVEFIASYSDLPVYVKGPQCREDVERSLDAGASGIWVTNHGGRQIDGGPAAFDSLQEVAKTVDKRVPIVFDSGVRRGQHVFKALASGADLVAIGRPVIYGLALGGSVGVRQVFEHINDELKTVMQLSGTQTIEEVKHFKLRHNPYNPTFPVDLRDLKLY, from the coding sequence ATGTCTTACCAAACTAGTAGTGCTGAAGGTCCAGTTGATTTCATTAACACTTATGATTTAGAGTCCATGGCTCAGAAGGTCATTCCCAAAGCTGCATTTGGCTATATCGCAAGTGGAGCCGAAGATACTTTTACTCTGCGGGAAAATATTCGTGCCTTTAACCATAAGCTAATTGTGCCTCATACGCTTCGAAATGTGGAAAATCCAAGTACAGAGATTGAATTTGACGGAGATAAACTATCGTCTCCAATTATTCTAGCTCCGGTAGCGGCTCATAAGCTGGCGAATGTACAAGGAGAAGTGGCTTCAGCAAAAGGTGTGCATGAATTTGGTTCTCTCTATACCACAAGCTCTTATTCAACGGTCGATCTTCCAGAAATTTCGCAAGCTCTTCAAGGAACACCACATTGGTTCCAGTTCTACTTTAGTAAAGATGATGGCATTAACCGTCATATCATGGATCGGGTTAAAGCAGAAGGGTATAAAGCAATTGTTTTGACAGCGGATGCGACTGTTGGGGGCAATCGTGAAGTGGACAAACGCAATGGCTTTGTTTTTCCAGTTGGCATGCCGATTGTAGAAGAATACCTTCCTGATGGTGCAGGCAAGACAATGGACTTCGTTTACAAATCAGCTAAGCAAAAATTATCCCCTCGTGATGTGGAATTTATCGCATCTTACTCAGATCTCCCTGTCTATGTCAAAGGTCCACAATGCCGTGAAGATGTAGAGCGCTCGCTTGATGCCGGTGCTTCTGGTATTTGGGTAACCAACCACGGTGGACGGCAAATTGACGGCGGCCCGGCAGCTTTCGATTCATTGCAAGAAGTGGCTAAAACAGTTGATAAACGTGTACCAATTGTCTTTGATTCAGGTGTCCGTCGTGGTCAGCATGTCTTTAAGGCGCTCGCTTCTGGGGCAGATTTAGTGGCTATTGGGCGACCTGTGATTTATGGCCTAGCTCTTGGTGGTAGTGTTGGTGTCCGCCAAGTCTTTGAGCATATCAATGATGAATTAAAAACAGTGATGCAATTATCTGGTACCCAAACGATTGAAGAAGTAAAACACTTCAAACTTCGTCATAATCCTTATAATCCAACTTTCCCAGTAGACCTACGGGATTTGAAATTGTACTAA
- a CDS encoding 6-phospho-beta-glucosidase yields the protein MTEKLTFPDGFLWGGATAANQCEGAYDVDGRGLANVDVVPIGADRFPIIAGKKKMFDFEDGYFYPAKESIDMYHHFKEDIALFGEMGFKTYRLSIAWSRIFPKGDELEPNEAGLKFYEDLFKECHKYDIEPLVTITHFDCPMHLIEEYGSWRSRKMLEFYERLCRTLFTRYKGLVKYWLTFNEINMILHAPFMGAGLYFEEGENEEQVKYQAAHHELVASAIATKLAHEIDPENKVGCMLAAGQYYPNTANPADYWAALQEDRESYFFIDVQSRGEYPNYAKKKWERLGIEVEMIKEDLDLLKTYTVDFISFSYYSSRVASGDPKVNEKTAGNIFASLKNPYLEASEWGWQIDPLGLRITLNVIWDRYQKPMFIVENGLGAVDTPDENGYVEDDYRIDYLAAHIKAMRDAINVDGVELLGYTTWGCIDLVSAGTGEMKKRYGFIYVDRDNDGNGTLKRFKKKSFNWYKEVIATNGASVR from the coding sequence ATGACAGAAAAATTGACTTTTCCAGATGGATTTTTATGGGGCGGAGCGACCGCTGCGAACCAATGTGAAGGGGCCTATGATGTTGATGGTAGAGGTCTTGCAAATGTCGATGTGGTGCCGATTGGTGCGGATCGTTTCCCGATTATTGCTGGTAAGAAAAAGATGTTTGACTTTGAGGATGGCTATTTCTATCCGGCAAAAGAGTCCATTGATATGTACCACCATTTTAAAGAAGATATTGCGCTTTTTGGCGAAATGGGCTTTAAGACTTATCGGCTCTCCATTGCTTGGTCTCGGATTTTTCCAAAGGGAGATGAGCTAGAACCTAACGAAGCAGGCTTGAAATTTTACGAAGATCTCTTTAAGGAATGCCACAAGTATGACATCGAGCCTCTGGTGACCATCACCCATTTTGACTGTCCGATGCACTTGATTGAGGAATACGGGAGCTGGCGCAGCCGCAAAATGCTGGAATTTTACGAGCGTCTCTGCCGCACTCTTTTTACCCGCTACAAGGGGCTAGTCAAATACTGGCTGACTTTCAATGAAATCAACATGATTCTCCATGCGCCTTTTATGGGAGCAGGACTTTACTTTGAAGAAGGGGAAAATGAAGAGCAGGTCAAATACCAAGCAGCTCATCATGAATTGGTAGCCTCAGCTATTGCGACGAAATTGGCACACGAGATCGACCCTGAAAACAAGGTTGGCTGCATGCTGGCAGCTGGTCAGTATTATCCAAATACAGCCAATCCGGCAGATTACTGGGCAGCTTTGCAGGAAGATCGAGAAAGCTATTTCTTCATCGATGTCCAGTCCAGAGGAGAATATCCAAACTATGCCAAGAAGAAATGGGAGCGTTTGGGTATTGAGGTTGAAATGATAAAAGAAGACCTAGACTTGCTCAAGACCTATACGGTGGATTTTATTTCCTTCTCTTATTATTCTAGCCGTGTGGCTTCTGGTGATCCAAAGGTCAATGAAAAAACTGCCGGAAATATTTTTGCCTCGCTTAAGAATCCTTACCTAGAAGCTTCTGAGTGGGGCTGGCAGATTGACCCGCTGGGCTTGCGAATTACCCTTAACGTCATCTGGGATCGCTATCAAAAGCCGATGTTTATCGTGGAAAACGGGCTGGGAGCAGTTGATACGCCAGATGAAAATGGCTATGTCGAAGATGACTACCGTATTGACTATCTAGCAGCCCATATCAAGGCTATGCGCGATGCGATTAATGTAGACGGTGTAGAACTTTTAGGATACACCACTTGGGGCTGCATTGACCTCGTTTCCGCTGGAACTGGTGAAATGAAAAAACGCTATGGTTTCATCTATGTAGACCGTGACAACGATGGAAACGGCACACTCAAACGCT